A window of the Streptomyces sp. NBC_00454 genome harbors these coding sequences:
- a CDS encoding SDR family NAD(P)-dependent oxidoreductase — MTTALITGSTAGIGAAFARRLAAQGHNLVLVARDTKRLGEQATELHDRHGIEAEVLAADLSTEEGIGAVEKRLGDRKHPVDLLVNNAGFGNKGRYLEVSMADELTMLKVHVEAVLRLTSAATEPMRSRGRGGVINVASVAAFLPRGTYGASKAWVVQFTQGAAKDLTGSGVRLMALCPGFVRTEFHERAGMGTDNIPGWMWLDADKLVAAALADLARGKTVSIPDPRYKALMSVVKLTPRGLLGGVSSRTGRKYGPQ; from the coding sequence ATGACGACTGCGTTGATTACGGGATCCACGGCGGGCATCGGCGCCGCCTTCGCCCGGCGGCTCGCCGCCCAGGGGCACAACCTCGTCCTGGTGGCCCGGGACACGAAGCGACTCGGCGAGCAGGCCACCGAACTGCACGACCGGCACGGCATCGAGGCCGAGGTGCTGGCCGCCGACCTCTCCACGGAGGAGGGCATCGGCGCCGTCGAGAAACGTCTCGGCGACCGCAAGCACCCGGTCGACCTGCTGGTCAACAACGCGGGCTTCGGCAACAAGGGCCGCTACCTCGAAGTGTCCATGGCCGACGAGCTGACCATGCTGAAGGTCCACGTCGAGGCCGTGCTGCGGCTGACCTCGGCGGCGACCGAGCCGATGCGCTCGCGCGGACGCGGCGGCGTGATCAACGTGGCCTCGGTGGCCGCCTTCCTGCCCCGCGGAACCTACGGGGCGAGCAAGGCCTGGGTCGTGCAGTTCACGCAGGGCGCGGCGAAGGACCTGACCGGTTCGGGCGTACGGCTGATGGCGTTGTGCCCCGGCTTCGTGCGGACCGAGTTCCACGAGCGCGCCGGCATGGGCACGGACAACATCCCCGGCTGGATGTGGCTCGACGCCGACAAGCTGGTGGCCGCGGCCCTGGCCGACCTGGCGCGGGGCAAGACCGTGTCGATCCCGGACCCCCGGTACAAGGCGCTGATGAGCGTGGTGAAGCTGACCCCGCGCGGGCTGCTGGGCGGGGTCTCCTCCCGCACGGGACGCAAGTACGGGCCCCAGTGA
- a CDS encoding sensor histidine kinase yields the protein MDRPFRRPGRPSRPRRPRPRLGSLRARAAAAAALAMAAVLATGGLWLYTVLRANLIENTTGRTELAARKVASQLDSGILPAAGRLPAPEGGVDLVLVRDANGRTIATSGDLKDTPELGELRPAPGSDSRSAVLPPARPGAERRAVVAVEAPGPRGARDPHTVYAMTVLGDVDAADRSVALGLLAGAPPLIAFSAALAWWVTGQALRPVAAIRTELAAVTASELDRRVPDPGGADEIAQLARTVNATLDRLERSDARQRQFTADASHELRNPLAAVRSRLEVALRDPDRESVAAALADTERLQGIAADLLLLARLDGGPAPRTEPVDLALLAAEAVARRPDPRVALRLDARAPVPAAGDPARLERALANLVDNALRYARTGVTVRASASGDGWALLEVTDDGPGIPEADRDRVFERFVRLDADRGRASGGTGLGLAIAREIARAHGGDLRALPAAAGATGVRLVLRVPDSPRP from the coding sequence GTGGATAGGCCGTTCCGGCGCCCCGGGCGGCCATCGCGCCCCCGGCGGCCCCGCCCGCGCCTGGGCAGCCTGCGCGCCCGCGCCGCCGCGGCCGCCGCCCTCGCGATGGCCGCCGTCCTCGCCACCGGCGGGCTGTGGCTGTACACGGTGCTGCGCGCCAACCTCATCGAGAACACCACCGGCCGCACCGAGCTCGCCGCCCGCAAGGTCGCCTCCCAGCTCGACAGCGGGATCCTTCCGGCCGCCGGCCGGCTGCCCGCGCCGGAGGGCGGGGTGGACCTGGTCCTCGTACGGGACGCGAACGGCCGGACCATCGCCACCAGCGGGGACCTGAAGGACACCCCCGAACTGGGCGAGCTGCGCCCCGCGCCCGGCAGCGACTCCCGCTCGGCCGTGCTGCCGCCCGCGCGCCCCGGCGCGGAACGGCGTGCGGTGGTCGCCGTGGAGGCGCCCGGTCCGCGCGGGGCGCGCGATCCGCACACCGTGTACGCCATGACGGTCCTGGGCGACGTGGACGCCGCCGACCGGTCCGTCGCCCTGGGCCTGCTCGCCGGCGCTCCCCCACTGATCGCCTTCTCGGCGGCCCTGGCCTGGTGGGTGACCGGCCAGGCGCTGCGCCCGGTGGCCGCGATCCGCACCGAGCTGGCCGCGGTCACCGCCAGCGAGCTCGACCGCCGGGTCCCGGACCCGGGCGGGGCCGACGAGATCGCGCAGCTGGCCCGGACCGTCAACGCCACCCTGGACCGGCTGGAGCGCAGCGACGCCCGGCAGCGGCAGTTCACCGCCGACGCCTCGCACGAGCTGCGCAACCCCCTGGCGGCCGTCCGGTCCCGGCTGGAGGTGGCGCTGCGGGATCCCGACCGGGAGTCGGTGGCGGCCGCACTGGCCGATACCGAGCGGCTCCAGGGCATCGCGGCCGACCTGCTCCTGCTGGCCCGGCTCGACGGCGGACCCGCGCCGCGCACCGAGCCCGTGGACCTCGCACTGCTGGCCGCCGAGGCCGTGGCGCGGCGCCCGGATCCCCGGGTGGCGCTACGGCTGGACGCGCGGGCCCCCGTACCGGCTGCCGGGGATCCGGCGCGGCTGGAGCGGGCGCTGGCCAATCTCGTGGACAACGCCCTGCGGTACGCCCGGACCGGGGTCACCGTGCGTGCGTCGGCGAGCGGCGACGGCTGGGCGCTGCTGGAGGTCACGGACGACGGGCCGGGCATCCCGGAGGCGGACCGGGACCGGGTCTTCGAGCGCTTCGTACGGCTGGACGCGGACCGGGGCCGGGCCAGCGGCGGCACCGGCCTGGGCCTGGCCATCGCCCGGGAGATCGCGCGGGCGCACGGCGGCGACCTGCGCGCGCTCCCCGCAGCCGCCGGAGCCACGGGCGTGCGGCTGGTGCTGCGCGTGCCCGATAGCCCCCGCCCCTGA
- the groL gene encoding chaperonin GroEL (60 kDa chaperone family; promotes refolding of misfolded polypeptides especially under stressful conditions; forms two stacked rings of heptamers to form a barrel-shaped 14mer; ends can be capped by GroES; misfolded proteins enter the barrel where they are refolded when GroES binds) gives MPKILKFDEDARRALERGVNKLADTVKVTIGPKGRNVVIDKKFGAPTITNDGVTIAREVELDDPYENLGAQLVKEVATKTNDVAGDGTTTATVLAQALVREGLRNVAAGASPAALKKGIDLAVKAVSEELLATARPIEDKSDIAAVASLSAQDAQIGELIAEAMDKVGKDGVITVEESNAFGVELEFTEGMAFDKGYLSPYMVSDQERMEAVLDDPYILINQGKISSIQDLLPLLEKVIQAGGTKPLLIIAEDVEGEALSTLVVNKIRGTFNAVAVKAPGFGDRRKAMLQDMATLTGATVIAEEVGLKLDQAGLDVLGSARRVTITKDGTTIVDGGGKSEDVLGRVNQIKAEIESTDSDWDREKLQERLAKLAGGVCVIKVGAATEVELKERKHRLEDAISATRAAVEEGIVSGGGSALVHAVKVLEGNLGLTGDEATGVAVVRRAAVEPLRWIAENAGLEGYVITAKVAELDKGQGFNAATGEYGDLVKAGVIDPVKVTRSALENAASIASLLLTTETLVVEKPADDEADAGHGHGHGHSH, from the coding sequence ATGCCGAAGATTCTTAAGTTTGACGAGGACGCCCGTCGCGCCCTCGAGCGCGGCGTCAACAAGCTTGCCGACACGGTCAAGGTGACGATCGGCCCCAAGGGCCGCAACGTCGTCATCGACAAGAAGTTCGGTGCGCCCACCATCACCAACGACGGTGTCACCATCGCTCGCGAGGTCGAGCTGGACGACCCGTACGAGAACCTGGGCGCGCAGCTCGTGAAGGAGGTGGCGACCAAGACCAACGATGTTGCGGGTGACGGCACCACCACCGCCACCGTGCTGGCCCAGGCGCTGGTCCGCGAGGGTCTGCGCAACGTCGCCGCGGGTGCCTCCCCGGCCGCCCTCAAGAAGGGCATCGACCTCGCGGTCAAGGCCGTGTCCGAGGAGCTCCTCGCGACCGCCCGCCCGATCGAGGACAAGTCCGACATCGCCGCCGTGGCCTCGCTCTCCGCGCAGGACGCCCAGATCGGCGAGCTCATCGCCGAGGCGATGGACAAGGTCGGCAAGGACGGTGTCATCACCGTCGAGGAGTCCAACGCCTTCGGCGTGGAGCTGGAGTTCACCGAGGGCATGGCCTTCGACAAGGGCTACCTCTCCCCGTACATGGTCTCCGACCAGGAGCGCATGGAGGCCGTCCTCGACGACCCGTACATCCTGATCAACCAGGGCAAGATCTCCTCCATCCAGGACCTGCTGCCGCTGCTCGAGAAGGTCATCCAGGCCGGTGGCACCAAGCCGCTGCTGATCATCGCCGAGGACGTCGAGGGCGAGGCGCTCTCCACCCTCGTCGTCAACAAGATCCGTGGCACCTTCAACGCCGTCGCCGTCAAGGCGCCCGGCTTCGGTGACCGCCGCAAGGCGATGCTCCAGGACATGGCCACCCTCACCGGTGCCACCGTCATCGCCGAAGAGGTCGGCCTCAAGCTCGACCAGGCCGGTCTGGACGTACTCGGTTCCGCGCGCCGCGTGACCATCACCAAGGACGGCACCACCATCGTCGACGGTGGCGGCAAGTCCGAGGACGTCCTCGGCCGCGTCAACCAGATCAAGGCCGAGATCGAGTCCACCGACTCGGACTGGGACCGCGAGAAGCTGCAGGAGCGCCTGGCGAAGCTCGCCGGCGGCGTCTGCGTCATCAAGGTCGGCGCCGCCACCGAGGTGGAGCTCAAGGAGCGCAAGCACCGTCTCGAGGACGCCATCTCGGCGACCCGCGCCGCGGTCGAGGAGGGCATCGTCTCCGGCGGTGGCTCCGCGCTCGTCCACGCCGTCAAGGTTCTCGAGGGCAACCTCGGCCTGACCGGCGACGAGGCCACCGGTGTCGCGGTCGTGCGCCGCGCCGCCGTCGAGCCGCTGCGCTGGATCGCCGAGAACGCGGGCCTCGAGGGCTACGTCATCACGGCGAAGGTTGCCGAGCTCGACAAGGGCCAGGGCTTCAACGCCGCCACCGGCGAGTACGGCGACCTGGTCAAGGCCGGCGTCATCGACCCGGTCAAGGTCACCCGTTCCGCGCTGGAGAACGCCGCTTCCATCGCCTCCCTGCTGCTCACGACCGAGACCCTGGTCGTCGAGAAGCCGGCTGACGACGAGGCCGACGCCGGTCACGGCCACGGTCACGGCCACAGCCACTGA
- a CDS encoding WhiB family transcriptional regulator — protein MADFSRLPGPNADLWDWQLLAACRGVDSSLFFHPEGERGAARSAREASAKEVCMRCPVRSECAAHALAVREPYGVWGGLTEDEREELMGRARHRLIPATTAIPTAIGPIAPH, from the coding sequence ATGGCAGATTTCTCCCGCCTCCCCGGACCGAACGCCGACCTCTGGGACTGGCAGCTGCTGGCTGCCTGCCGCGGGGTCGACAGCTCCCTCTTCTTCCACCCGGAAGGTGAGCGGGGCGCGGCCAGGAGCGCGCGCGAGGCCTCGGCTAAAGAGGTCTGCATGCGATGCCCGGTGCGTTCGGAATGCGCCGCGCACGCACTCGCCGTCCGAGAGCCCTACGGGGTGTGGGGCGGCCTGACCGAGGACGAACGCGAAGAACTGATGGGCCGCGCACGCCATCGCCTGATCCCCGCGACCACCGCGATCCCGACCGCGATCGGGCCGATCGCTCCGCACTGA
- a CDS encoding LysR family transcriptional regulator, whose translation MIEARHLRVLRAVAGTGSFSAAARELGCTQPAVSQQMKALEQSAGTPLLIRTGREMRLTQAGEALVRHAAGILAGLTAAEEEVAAIAGLRAGRVRLVSFPSGSSTLVPTALAAMRAAHPGTRISLVEAEPPRSVEMLREGDCDLALAFRYGGAAGSAAEWEDLVVRPLLTDRLVGLVPDGHRLAGAGRVGMAELADEPWIAGCPRCRRHLVDVCEGVGFTPRIDFATDDYPAVVGLVGAGLGVAVLPELAVESVRAKGVSTLVVEPAVEREVVALTLPDLARVPAVAATLDELERAAQR comes from the coding sequence GTGATCGAGGCACGTCATCTCCGAGTTCTGCGCGCTGTCGCCGGAACCGGGTCCTTCTCCGCCGCCGCCCGCGAGCTCGGCTGCACCCAGCCGGCCGTCTCCCAGCAGATGAAGGCGCTGGAACAGTCCGCGGGCACCCCGCTGCTGATCCGCACCGGGCGCGAAATGCGCCTCACCCAGGCGGGCGAGGCGCTGGTCCGGCATGCCGCCGGCATCCTCGCCGGGCTGACCGCGGCCGAGGAGGAGGTCGCGGCCATCGCCGGACTGCGCGCGGGCCGGGTCCGGCTCGTCTCCTTCCCGAGCGGCAGCTCCACCCTGGTGCCGACCGCACTGGCGGCGATGCGCGCGGCGCACCCCGGCACCCGGATCTCGCTGGTGGAGGCCGAGCCGCCGCGCTCGGTCGAGATGCTGCGCGAGGGCGACTGCGATCTCGCGCTGGCCTTCCGCTACGGCGGGGCCGCCGGGTCCGCGGCCGAGTGGGAGGACCTCGTGGTCCGGCCGCTGCTGACCGACCGGCTCGTCGGGCTGGTCCCGGACGGGCACCGGCTGGCGGGCGCCGGGCGGGTGGGCATGGCGGAGCTGGCCGACGAGCCCTGGATCGCGGGCTGTCCGCGCTGCCGCCGCCATCTGGTGGACGTGTGCGAGGGCGTCGGCTTCACCCCGCGCATCGATTTCGCCACCGACGACTACCCGGCCGTGGTCGGCCTGGTCGGGGCCGGGCTCGGGGTCGCGGTACTGCCCGAGCTCGCGGTGGAGTCCGTACGGGCCAAGGGCGTGAGCACTCTCGTCGTGGAACCCGCCGTGGAGCGGGAGGTCGTGGCGCTGACCCTGCCGGACCTGGCCCGGGTGCCGGCCGTGGCCGCGACCCTGGACGAGCTGGAGCGGGCCGCGCAGCGCTGA
- the groES gene encoding co-chaperone GroES encodes MTTTSSKVAIKPLEDRIVVQPLDAEQTTASGLVIPDTAKEKPQEGVVLAVGPGRFEDGQRLPLDVTVGDVVLYSKYGGTEVKYNGEEYLVLSARDVLAIVEK; translated from the coding sequence GTGACGACCACCAGCTCCAAGGTTGCCATCAAGCCGCTCGAGGACCGCATTGTGGTCCAGCCGCTCGACGCCGAGCAGACCACGGCCTCTGGCCTGGTCATCCCGGACACCGCGAAGGAGAAGCCCCAGGAGGGCGTCGTCCTTGCCGTGGGCCCGGGTCGCTTCGAGGACGGCCAGCGTCTCCCGCTGGACGTCACCGTCGGCGACGTCGTCCTGTACTCCAAGTACGGCGGCACCGAAGTGAAGTACAACGGCGAGGAGTACCTCGTCCTCTCGGCTCGCGACGTGCTCGCGATCGTCGAGAAGTAA
- a CDS encoding MOSC domain-containing protein, with protein sequence MHLISVNLGRATAVEYTDAEGGLTGHGKLPAPGPVRVFAPGPRGTGASGVEGDDVCDLRHHGGDHQAVYAYAREDLDWWGRELEREMPGGIFAENFTTSGVDVNGALLGERWRVGPDLVLEVASARIPCRTFQGVLGEQAWVKRFTQEARPGAYLRVVEEGSVSPGDTVEVVHRPDHEVTVEFWFRAFTTERALLPRVLAAGDALDPSSRDKALEYVRKQGLRTGSDPAGD encoded by the coding sequence ATGCATCTCATCTCCGTGAACCTCGGTCGCGCGACGGCCGTCGAGTACACCGACGCGGAGGGCGGGCTGACCGGACACGGAAAGCTCCCCGCCCCCGGCCCCGTCCGCGTCTTCGCGCCGGGCCCCAGGGGAACCGGGGCGAGCGGGGTCGAGGGCGACGACGTCTGCGACCTGCGCCATCACGGCGGCGACCACCAGGCGGTGTACGCGTACGCCCGCGAGGACCTGGACTGGTGGGGGCGCGAGCTGGAGCGCGAGATGCCCGGCGGGATCTTCGCCGAGAACTTCACCACCTCCGGCGTCGACGTGAACGGCGCACTGCTCGGCGAGCGCTGGCGGGTCGGCCCCGACCTGGTCCTGGAGGTGGCCTCGGCCCGCATCCCGTGCCGGACCTTCCAGGGGGTGCTCGGCGAGCAGGCCTGGGTCAAGCGGTTCACCCAGGAGGCCCGGCCGGGCGCGTACCTGCGGGTGGTCGAGGAGGGTTCGGTCTCCCCCGGCGACACCGTCGAGGTGGTGCACCGCCCGGACCACGAGGTGACGGTGGAGTTCTGGTTCCGCGCGTTCACCACCGAGCGGGCGCTGCTGCCGCGGGTCCTGGCGGCGGGCGACGCACTGGACCCGTCGTCGCGGGACAAGGCCCTGGAGTACGTGCGCAAGCAGGGGCTGCGGACCGGAAGCGACCCCGCGGGCGACTAG
- a CDS encoding ester cyclase, producing the protein MTFVQVIDYETTRFDEMNALIDRWAEQASGRRTVTHTMIGRDRDSKTHYVDLVEFPSYEEAMRNSHLPETDRMFQEMVALCEGMPKFMNLEVVRDEYLNKLVANRLFEDIAGKGNFDVIEECIAANYVTHDIMDTTGEGNGREGLRKTVGMWRDAFDMSFDMTRQIAEGDCVTTLWNWKGTHKGEFMGVAPTGKEFSMSGCTTCRIENGQIAEDWWYYDAPGLMRQMGMMQ; encoded by the coding sequence ATGACATTCGTACAAGTAATCGATTACGAGACCACACGGTTCGACGAGATGAACGCCCTGATCGACCGCTGGGCCGAACAGGCGAGCGGTCGGCGCACGGTCACCCACACGATGATCGGCAGGGACCGCGACTCCAAGACCCACTACGTCGACCTCGTCGAATTCCCCTCGTACGAAGAGGCCATGAGGAACTCTCACCTTCCGGAGACGGACAGGATGTTCCAGGAGATGGTGGCCCTGTGCGAGGGCATGCCGAAATTCATGAACCTCGAGGTCGTCCGCGACGAGTACCTCAACAAGCTGGTGGCGAACCGGCTCTTCGAGGACATCGCGGGCAAGGGCAACTTCGACGTGATCGAGGAGTGCATCGCGGCCAATTACGTCACCCACGACATCATGGACACCACGGGCGAGGGCAACGGCCGGGAAGGCCTCCGCAAGACCGTCGGCATGTGGCGGGACGCCTTCGACATGTCCTTCGACATGACCCGCCAGATCGCCGAAGGGGACTGCGTCACCACGCTCTGGAACTGGAAGGGCACCCACAAGGGCGAGTTCATGGGGGTCGCACCGACCGGCAAGGAATTCAGCATGTCGGGCTGTACGACCTGCCGCATCGAGAACGGCCAGATCGCCGAGGACTGGTGGTACTACGACGCCCCGGGCCTGATGCGCCAGATGGGGATGATGCAGTAG
- a CDS encoding response regulator transcription factor — protein MRILVVEDEVGLAESLRRGLAADGHWIDLAHDGHRGLDLALTGGPYDAVVLDLMLPGLSGYEICKRMRAHGDPTPVLILTAKDGEYDEAEGLDSGADDYLTKPFSFVVLAARLRAITRRAAGPPQSAVLQAGDLVLDPRGRRCRRGRHEIELTARELGVLACLMEQPGRAVAKQDILDEVWEGPHGIDPNIVEVYVSSLRRKIDVPFGRRSILTVHGTGYRMAPDGG, from the coding sequence ATGCGCATTCTGGTCGTCGAAGACGAAGTGGGGCTTGCCGAATCGCTGCGGCGCGGGCTCGCCGCCGACGGCCACTGGATCGACCTCGCCCACGACGGACACCGCGGCCTGGACCTCGCGCTCACCGGCGGCCCGTACGACGCCGTCGTCCTCGACCTGATGCTCCCCGGCCTCTCGGGCTACGAGATCTGCAAGCGGATGCGCGCCCACGGCGACCCCACCCCCGTCCTCATCCTGACTGCCAAGGACGGCGAGTACGACGAGGCCGAGGGGCTCGACTCGGGCGCCGACGACTACCTCACGAAGCCCTTCTCCTTCGTCGTCCTCGCCGCCCGCCTGCGCGCGATCACCCGGCGCGCCGCCGGCCCCCCGCAGAGCGCCGTGCTCCAGGCCGGCGACCTGGTCCTGGACCCGCGCGGCCGCCGCTGCCGCCGCGGCAGGCACGAGATCGAGCTGACCGCCCGCGAGCTCGGCGTCCTGGCCTGCCTGATGGAACAGCCCGGCCGGGCCGTCGCCAAGCAGGACATCCTCGACGAGGTCTGGGAGGGCCCGCACGGCATCGACCCGAACATCGTCGAGGTCTACGTCTCCTCCCTGCGCCGCAAGATCGACGTCCCCTTCGGCCGCCGCTCGATCCTCACCGTCCACGGCACCGGCTACCGGATGGCCCCGGACGGTGGATAG
- a CDS encoding LCP family protein, whose amino-acid sequence MSAHRRKPQEPQAPATRRRRPGRPSRRTRLTRTVLAGAGALVVLMGCTAWYLYQDLVSTIGSSKALEGAEKSKYGDVNILLMGLDSRRDQNGEPLPEDVLDKLHAGSSDIGGYNTNTLILLHVPGDGGKAKAFSVPRDDFVEMHGVPGFTGKAKIKEAYGRAKAKHEEQLAAQGVKDRRQLEHEGREAGRKAEIDTVRAFLGVPIDHFAELNLAGFYHLAGALDGVPVCLKHPVKDSFSGADFPAGRQSLNGQQSLAFVRQRHGLTMGDLDRTKRQQAFLAGATYKLNQAGTFTDPVKLIKLIDTAKQDVVTDQGWDLLSFVKQAKNLSGGNVEFVTLPIEGFSRNHDAEINVVDDMKIKRLIAEQIGPKAAASPSAPGAAPSSAGSPAPGASPSPAPSRKSSGTPAIDGGGVPCVD is encoded by the coding sequence ATGAGTGCGCACCGCAGGAAGCCCCAGGAACCGCAGGCCCCCGCGACCCGGCGCCGCAGGCCCGGCAGGCCCTCGCGCCGGACCCGGCTCACCCGGACCGTGCTGGCGGGAGCCGGTGCGCTGGTGGTGCTCATGGGCTGCACCGCCTGGTACCTGTACCAGGACCTCGTCTCCACCATCGGCAGCTCCAAGGCCCTGGAGGGGGCCGAGAAGTCGAAGTACGGAGATGTGAACATCCTCCTGATGGGCCTGGACAGCCGCCGCGACCAGAACGGCGAGCCGCTGCCCGAGGACGTCCTGGACAAGCTGCACGCGGGCAGCTCCGACATCGGCGGCTACAACACCAACACCTTGATCCTGCTCCACGTACCCGGTGACGGGGGCAAGGCGAAGGCCTTCTCGGTGCCGCGCGACGACTTCGTCGAGATGCACGGCGTGCCCGGGTTCACCGGCAAGGCCAAGATCAAGGAGGCCTACGGGCGGGCGAAGGCCAAGCACGAGGAGCAGCTCGCCGCCCAGGGGGTCAAGGACCGGCGGCAGCTGGAGCACGAGGGGCGCGAGGCGGGGCGCAAGGCGGAGATCGACACGGTCCGCGCCTTCCTCGGCGTCCCGATCGACCACTTCGCCGAGCTGAACCTGGCCGGTTTCTACCATCTGGCGGGCGCCCTGGACGGCGTACCGGTGTGTCTGAAGCACCCCGTGAAGGACAGCTTCTCGGGCGCCGACTTCCCGGCGGGACGCCAGAGCCTCAACGGCCAGCAGTCGCTGGCCTTCGTACGGCAGCGGCACGGCCTGACCATGGGCGATCTGGACCGCACGAAGCGGCAGCAGGCCTTCCTGGCGGGTGCGACGTACAAGCTGAACCAGGCGGGGACCTTCACCGACCCGGTGAAATTGATCAAGCTGATCGACACCGCGAAACAGGACGTCGTCACCGATCAGGGGTGGGACCTGCTGTCGTTCGTGAAGCAGGCGAAGAACCTGTCGGGGGGCAACGTGGAGTTTGTGACCCTTCCCATCGAAGGCTTCAGCAGGAACCATGACGCCGAGATAAACGTCGTAGACGATATGAAGATAAAGCGACTCATTGCCGAGCAGATCGGGCCCAAGGCCGCTGCGAGCCCGAGCGCACCGGGCGCCGCTCCCTCCTCGGCAGGGTCGCCCGCCCCGGGTGCCTCACCCTCCCCCGCCCCGTCCCGGAAGAGCAGCGGAACCCCCGCCATCGATGGCGGCGGCGTCCCGTGCGTGGACTGA
- a CDS encoding FtsW/RodA/SpoVE family cell cycle protein, giving the protein MRGLKPLTTAGARRRTEALLLVLVVVIAVSGHASAGLAMNDALPPNLTGFTISMTLLALVGHLAVRRFAAYADPLIFPLAMLLTGLGLVLLHRLDQGYIERYKSTANAPGQLLWSVVGVAACILVLWVLRDHRLLQRFIYITMAVALVALIAPAFFGADTYGAKRWIRLGALSVQPGEFVKIMIAVFFAGYLVIHRDALALSGRKFLGMRLPPMRQLGPIVTVWIISLLVLVFERDLGTSLIFFGVFVVMLYVATERTSWIVCGLLMASVGAFVVGSTEPHVKGRVAAWLNPLSYYWKDRPPGVISDQSAQALFSFGTGGISGTGLGMGNPELIKFAGRSDFILTTVGEELGLAGVMAVLILYALLVQRGLRMALGARDPFGKLLAVGLSSALALQVFVVAGGVTGLIPLTGKALPFLAAGGSSLLANWIMIALLLRISDSAERQREADSRGPVETTITPAVSGPGPTGS; this is encoded by the coding sequence GTGCGTGGACTGAAACCCCTGACGACGGCGGGCGCGCGCCGCCGCACCGAAGCACTGCTGCTCGTCCTGGTCGTCGTCATCGCCGTATCCGGCCACGCCAGCGCGGGGCTGGCGATGAACGACGCGCTGCCGCCCAACCTCACCGGCTTCACGATCAGCATGACGCTGCTCGCGCTGGTGGGACACCTGGCCGTGCGCCGGTTCGCCGCGTACGCGGATCCGCTGATCTTCCCGCTGGCCATGCTGCTGACGGGGCTGGGGCTGGTGCTGCTGCACCGGCTCGACCAGGGGTACATCGAGCGGTACAAGTCGACGGCGAACGCGCCCGGCCAGTTGCTCTGGTCGGTGGTCGGCGTCGCCGCGTGCATCCTCGTGCTGTGGGTCCTGCGCGACCACCGGCTGCTCCAGCGGTTCATCTACATCACGATGGCCGTCGCGCTGGTGGCGCTGATCGCGCCGGCGTTCTTCGGCGCGGACACCTACGGGGCGAAGCGCTGGATCAGGCTCGGCGCGCTCTCGGTCCAGCCCGGCGAGTTCGTGAAGATCATGATCGCGGTCTTCTTCGCGGGCTACCTGGTCATCCACCGCGATGCGCTGGCCCTGTCGGGCCGCAAGTTCCTGGGCATGCGCCTGCCCCCGATGCGCCAGCTCGGACCGATCGTCACGGTGTGGATCATCTCGCTGCTCGTGCTGGTCTTCGAGCGCGACCTCGGCACCTCGCTGATCTTCTTCGGCGTCTTCGTGGTGATGCTCTACGTGGCCACGGAGCGCACCAGCTGGATCGTCTGCGGCCTGCTCATGGCCTCGGTGGGCGCCTTCGTCGTGGGCTCCACGGAACCGCACGTCAAGGGCCGCGTGGCCGCCTGGCTGAACCCGCTGTCGTACTACTGGAAGGACCGGCCGCCGGGCGTCATCTCCGACCAGTCGGCGCAGGCGCTGTTCAGCTTCGGCACCGGCGGCATCTCGGGCACCGGGCTCGGCATGGGCAATCCGGAGCTGATCAAGTTCGCCGGCCGCAGCGACTTCATCCTCACCACGGTCGGCGAGGAACTGGGCCTGGCCGGTGTCATGGCCGTCCTGATCCTCTACGCGCTCCTCGTGCAGCGGGGGCTGCGGATGGCCCTGGGCGCGCGCGACCCGTTCGGCAAGCTCCTCGCCGTGGGCCTCTCCTCGGCGCTGGCCCTGCAGGTCTTCGTGGTGGCGGGCGGGGTCACGGGCCTGATCCCCCTGACGGGCAAGGCCCTGCCCTTCCTGGCGGCGGGCGGCTCGTCGCTCCTGGCCAACTGGATCATGATCGCCCTGCTGCTGCGGATCTCCGACAGCGCGGAACGCCAGCGCGAGGCGGATTCCAGGGGCCCGGTGGAAACGACGATCACCCCGGCGGTGTCGGGTCCGGGCCCCACGGGTTCCTAG